In a genomic window of Labeo rohita strain BAU-BD-2019 chromosome 20, IGBB_LRoh.1.0, whole genome shotgun sequence:
- the smim8 gene encoding small integral membrane protein 8, giving the protein MCPAQDSSKGGAQQPASSSADSGYRNPGLRGVRTTSLFRAVNPELFIKPNKPVMVVGLLSLTLCVGYLGYLHAIKENDQQLYEAVDSEGEKYMRRKSSKWD; this is encoded by the exons ATGTGCCCCGCGCAGGACAGCAGTAAAGGAGGCGCGCAACAGCCGGCCAGCAGCTCAGCGGACTCAGGCTACAGGAATCCCGGGCTCCGGGGCGTCAGAACCACCTCACTGTTCCGCGCGGTCAACCCGGAGCTCTTCATCAAACCT AATAAGCCGGTCATGGTGGTTGGTCTGCTGAGCCTCACGCTGTGCGTCGGGTACCTGGGATATCTGCACGCCATCAAAGAGAACGACCAGCAGCTCTATGAGGCCGTTGACAGTGAGGGAGAGAAATACATGAGGAGGAAGAGCTCCAAATGGGACTGA